One window from the genome of Bdellovibrio sp. NC01 encodes:
- a CDS encoding murein L,D-transpeptidase catalytic domain family protein codes for MKELRLTIFLSLIFSIFTASISAQAGMYDRKVPNGRYLFETLLDAGVPREPLDLVFRLFDYNQGRIPNTSFAVIVDYTLPSTTKRLYFMNFNTGVVEKFYVSHGIKSGVIETRNFSNLLDSWKSSIGFYYAKGTYKSQKNGLSLYLDGIDRSNNQARARNIVLHGAKYVSDEFIAQNGRLGWSEGCFAVDLNVLQYLINNLQNGSIIFSYHKDLLQYSRQYPIEQSLMGQEQIPPGVNLNRTPGEGGGAQVPQFLDPYSTPQLISPLDY; via the coding sequence ATGAAAGAACTTCGCCTGACCATTTTTCTTTCCCTGATTTTTTCAATCTTTACAGCAAGCATTTCTGCGCAAGCAGGAATGTATGATCGTAAAGTTCCGAACGGCCGTTATCTGTTTGAAACGCTCTTAGATGCGGGCGTTCCGCGTGAACCGCTGGATTTAGTATTCCGACTTTTTGACTACAACCAAGGAAGAATTCCGAACACATCTTTTGCTGTGATCGTTGATTACACGTTGCCGTCCACAACGAAGCGCCTGTATTTCATGAACTTTAATACAGGAGTCGTGGAAAAATTCTATGTGTCTCATGGAATTAAATCTGGAGTGATTGAAACCAGAAATTTTTCAAACCTTCTTGATTCATGGAAAAGTTCAATCGGTTTTTATTATGCCAAAGGCACTTATAAAAGTCAGAAGAACGGTTTGTCGCTTTACTTAGACGGTATCGACAGATCAAACAATCAAGCGCGGGCCCGCAATATCGTTCTTCATGGCGCAAAATACGTTAGCGACGAATTCATCGCGCAGAACGGACGTCTGGGATGGAGTGAAGGTTGTTTTGCCGTGGATTTAAATGTTCTGCAGTATCTAATCAATAATCTTCAGAACGGCAGTATCATCTTTTCTTATCACAAGGATTTGTTGCAGTACTCTAGACAATATCCCATCGAGCAAAGTTTGATGGGACAAGAGCAGATTCCTCCAGGAGTGAATTTAAACAGAACTCCTGGCGAGGGTGGAGGAGCGCAGGTGCCGCAGTTCTTAGATCCTTACAGCACGCCGCAATTGATTTCTCCTTTAGATTACTAA